AAAAATGATTTATTTATGATTATTTAATGAGAGATTACCTTCTTGCGATACCAGTTAAAGCTCTGTATTGAGCTGCTGGGAATACAAATGAAGCATGGTGGATTTCTGTTGAATAGTATTCTAAGTCAACTAATAAATCTGATCTTTGTAAAATAATATCAGCAGTTGGGTGATATTTTTTAGAAGCTAAAATTGCAGTTTCATGTCCAAATTTATATGGCATAGCAATCCAGAAGTTTTGACCAACTAAACTTAAGTCATCTTTTAACTTTTGCTCATCAGATGAGAAACTTGAAGTAGAGAATGAAATAACACCATCATTTTTTAGTACTCTTTCAATGTTTGCTAAAAGCATTTCATCAAGATTTACGTCAGTAAAAATTAGTAAGTCAACATTTTTTTCATCTTTAGAAGTTAAAATTGAAGTGTCACCATACTCAACATTTTTTAGGTTATGCTTTTCAACCTCTTTTTTTAATTCATCACTTACAGACCCAATTACTAAAACATTTTCTGGTTCTTTATGCGTACAGATAGGAGTATGCACCATCATTTCATTAAAGGCTTGATTATTTTTCATTTTTATAAGTCCTTATATTTTATAAAATTTTAGGTATAATAGCAAAATACTATTAAACTTAATAAATATATCTTTACGGCATAAAAAATTAAGCTGATATTTAACAGATATATTTAAAAACAAAAATAAAGAAGGAAAATAATGTCAACAGTAAGTTATAAAGATGCTGGTGTAGATATTGATGCAGGAAATCAGTTTGTAGAAAATATTAAGCCACATGTTAAATCTACTTTAATCCCAGGAGTACTTGGAGGAATTGGTTCATTTGCAGGTGCATTTGAATTACCAACAGGTTATAAAAACCCAGTTTTATTATCAGGAACTGATGGAGTAGGTACAAAACTTAAACTAGCGATTGACTCGAAAAAATTTGATACTGTAGGAATTGACTTAGTTGCA
The sequence above is a segment of the Arcobacter sp. F155 genome. Coding sequences within it:
- a CDS encoding spermidine synthase encodes the protein MKNNQAFNEMMVHTPICTHKEPENVLVIGSVSDELKKEVEKHNLKNVEYGDTSILTSKDEKNVDLLIFTDVNLDEMLLANIERVLKNDGVISFSTSSFSSDEQKLKDDLSLVGQNFWIAMPYKFGHETAILASKKYHPTADIILQRSDLLVDLEYYSTEIHHASFVFPAAQYRALTGIARR